The genomic interval TTTGGGTCAAGTTTTGATAGCAAAGATTCTTCAGATAAATGTTTCCATAATGGCTTCGTCAACGATGGCTTAGTAGGTTTATAATCCTCCAATTTCTTTACAGGCACATCAAGACTCTTACTGTTAAACGCGTTAGATTTCGATGAAAGCTCATCCGAATGAGTATTAACAAAAGAATTAGTCTTACCCAGATCAAAATCACGGTCATCATCAAGCCCATCCATGAGCTCCCAGGTGTTGATGACAGAATCTGGAGACAATGACTCATCTTGGTCTGCATGAACTGGTGAGTTGTTGTGGTGCGGTGGTTGATTTGGCTGATGATCAGAGAAATCCTGGCTGCTCATTTCAGAAGTTTTGGTGTCAATGAGCAGGAGAGAGCCATATGTAGTAGATGTTAAAGAGACAAGGTGGTGGGTATCGCCTTTCCTGAGTGGCGGGTGGTGAACAAGAGGAGTGGGGAGTGAAAGAGCTCTAGGAACTGGTGGTGGTGAAGAATGTGAAGACACCATTGATTCTAGAGAAGAGCAAGAATATGGATCTTCTGGAGAATTATTGCTTTTGGTGAAAAGAGTAGTGTTGGGTCTCGAAGCAGAACAGCCCATGAACGAAGAATCTTTTGCTTCTCCCCCTCCAGACTGTTGTTTCGCTTTTTTGGATTATGGGGTTGGAGTTTGTGGCTTAAAGAGAAGACCTTTATTTTGGGGTAGTTTTGGTTCTGctttttggtttcctttcaGATGGAGAAAGAGGGAGAAAGGGAATTCTAGCGGTAGATCGGGTGCATTTCTGAAGGCTTAGAGGGAAAGGCAGAGAAGGAATGGCGTTGGTGGGAAAGAGCTGTCAAGAGAGTTGGGAGTGGAAGATGGTGATATTAATGCAGTTTGGAGGCTGGAAAGTTTGTGTTTAGAGTTTGAATTGATATGATAATAGATGGATAATAGTAGTTGGCAATTAGCACAAGACAACAGATGAAGTTTGGATAGAGACAAAGAGGTAAGTCTCGTGCTAGATTTGGAGTTGTTTTAAGGTGtgtttggttttaattttttatgcaaTAAAACCACTGTTTTTTGGCTCATGTTTGGTAATTTGGGAAACTCACAAGACTGAATGAGGTGACCTTCTCTGTTACtatattttgttttggatGCCATGTCACAATCTCTTGCTTGGTTATTGGACTCAACTAGATTTTGCACATGTAAATCCATAAAAGCAGGTCTTGGTATTGAGGAAAGCAGGTCAGTGCCAGCCGCACTGTGTTTTCTACATCATCCTTTCTCCCAAACTTCTTTTTCCCTTCCTTCTGCTTTATGCAAGAATATAACCATTTACACTAAAACATACTACACTACTAAACATAGGTTTTCCTAAGGAATTCTTTAGGGGGTATTTGTTCAagtatttctttcattttaatttgagtGTCCATCCTATtattttagaataatttaaaaatatgtctatTTCTCTCAAAaggaaaactatttttctgaTATTG from Theobroma cacao cultivar B97-61/B2 chromosome 5, Criollo_cocoa_genome_V2, whole genome shotgun sequence carries:
- the LOC18598797 gene encoding uncharacterized protein At5g39865; amino-acid sequence: MGCSASRPNTTLFTKSNNSPEDPYSCSSLESMVSSHSSPPPVPRALSLPTPLVHHPPLRKGDTHHLVSLTSTTYGSLLLIDTKTSEMSSQDFSDHQPNQPPHHNNSPVHADQDESLSPDSVINTWELMDGLDDDRDFDLGKTNSFVNTHSDELSSKSNAFNSKSLDVPVKKLEDYKPTKPSLTKPLWKHLSEESLLSKLDPNVVSSYRRALSSRQLGSNESRSTISVGSSPSCSSLSDSWFKVPSTENRIVLYFTSLRGIRKTYEDCCSVRMIFRGFRVPVDERDISMDCVYRNELQSLLGGKVICLPQVFIKGKHVGGVEEIKQLNESGELAKLLDGFPVRDPRIVCEGCGDARFVPCPKCNGSRKVFEEDEGKLIRCPDCNENGLIRCPGCCS